Proteins co-encoded in one Chloroflexota bacterium genomic window:
- a CDS encoding electron transfer flavoprotein subunit alpha/FixB family protein — protein MTAPDRAPETPGAFSEYRGVWVYVQHRRGDAAPVSWQLLGIARDLARQINVPVAAVVLGSGVEDLCHAAISYGADTVYTIDDPVLLDYRTQAYAHGVASLIQKYKPEIVFYGSTIHGRDVAGAVATLVKTGLAADATQLAVEEEGHLLHASRPDFGGKLMSTILCKRHRPQMATCRPGVFPMPERDAKRSGEIVEESLGLDEADVMTQVVEFIPESKHVDLTNAEIIVSGGRGLGGPKAFDMLFDLADAIGGVVGASRAAVMAGWIPYQHQVGQTGQTVRPKVYIACGISGAIQHLVGMQDSDVIIAINQDPDAPICKTADYAVTGDVFEIVPALTRRIRALQSTNGRGASPNGSDAEAGATGGAG, from the coding sequence ATGACGGCTCCAGACCGCGCGCCCGAGACGCCAGGCGCTTTCAGCGAATATCGCGGGGTCTGGGTGTACGTCCAGCACCGGCGGGGGGACGCCGCGCCGGTCTCATGGCAGCTCCTGGGAATCGCCCGTGATCTCGCGCGACAGATCAACGTACCGGTGGCCGCTGTCGTTCTCGGCTCTGGTGTTGAAGACTTGTGCCACGCCGCCATCAGCTACGGGGCGGACACGGTCTATACGATCGATGATCCGGTCCTTCTGGACTATCGGACGCAGGCATACGCCCACGGCGTGGCATCGCTGATCCAGAAGTACAAGCCGGAGATCGTGTTTTACGGTTCGACCATCCACGGTCGAGACGTCGCCGGCGCCGTCGCCACATTGGTGAAGACTGGCCTGGCAGCGGATGCGACTCAGCTCGCGGTCGAAGAAGAAGGACATCTCTTGCACGCGAGCCGCCCAGACTTCGGTGGCAAGCTCATGTCGACCATCCTCTGCAAGCGACACCGACCACAGATGGCGACCTGTCGGCCCGGCGTATTTCCTATGCCAGAACGTGACGCCAAGAGATCGGGCGAGATCGTCGAGGAGTCGCTGGGGCTCGACGAAGCCGACGTGATGACCCAGGTGGTGGAGTTCATTCCCGAGAGCAAGCACGTCGACCTCACCAATGCCGAGATCATCGTGTCCGGCGGGCGCGGGCTGGGCGGGCCAAAGGCATTCGATATGCTGTTCGACCTTGCCGACGCTATCGGGGGCGTGGTGGGAGCCTCGCGGGCTGCCGTGATGGCGGGTTGGATCCCATACCAGCACCAGGTGGGCCAGACTGGGCAGACAGTTCGACCTAAGGTGTACATCGCGTGCGGCATTTCCGGTGCGATCCAGCACCTCGTCGGCATGCAGGACTCGGACGTCATCATTGCGATCAACCAAGATCCTGATGCCCCGATCTGCAAGACGGCGGACTACGCGGTCACCGGCGACGTGTTCGAGATCGTCCCCGCGCTCACGCGACGTATTCGCGCGCTCCAGAGCACAAACGGCCGAGGCGCGAGTCCGAATGGCTCGGACGCCGAGGCCGGAGCGACGGGAGGAGCCGGATGA
- a CDS encoding electron transfer flavoprotein subunit beta/FixA family protein, whose translation MHAVVTLKQVPDTAEVRIDPRTNTMIRSGVPSIVNPDDVHAIEEAVRLKERFGGKVTAVTMGPSQAAAALREAISYGADEGILCGDRGFAGADTLATSYVLWKALTRIDREEAVDIVLCGRQALDGDTGQVPPGLATRLGWPQLTSVLKIEEIDFDKRFVVVHRLVEGGREVVRARLPAVLTCTRELNTPRYPTFPNMVRAAKYQPVLWDKVALEIPDDDPNIGLRGSPTIVSKVWAPAPRQRPNSRLIEGSDPERAADELLRVLTELGVGSLSGTRASQPTGENVAESVAIQ comes from the coding sequence ATGCACGCAGTAGTGACGCTCAAGCAGGTTCCTGATACCGCGGAGGTCCGCATCGATCCCCGCACGAACACCATGATCCGATCTGGCGTTCCATCCATCGTGAACCCAGACGATGTGCACGCCATCGAAGAGGCCGTCCGCCTGAAGGAGCGATTTGGCGGAAAGGTCACCGCTGTGACCATGGGGCCGAGTCAGGCCGCAGCGGCCCTGCGGGAAGCGATCTCCTACGGAGCGGACGAAGGCATCCTCTGCGGCGATCGCGGATTCGCGGGCGCCGACACGCTCGCTACGTCGTACGTGCTCTGGAAGGCGTTGACGCGGATCGACCGGGAAGAGGCGGTGGACATCGTGCTCTGCGGCCGGCAGGCGCTCGACGGGGATACGGGCCAGGTGCCGCCCGGTCTGGCGACGAGGCTGGGCTGGCCGCAACTCACGTCCGTGCTCAAGATCGAGGAGATCGATTTTGACAAACGGTTCGTCGTCGTGCATCGGCTGGTCGAAGGCGGACGGGAGGTTGTCCGTGCACGGCTTCCGGCCGTCCTGACCTGCACCCGCGAGCTGAACACGCCCCGCTATCCCACGTTTCCCAATATGGTTCGCGCGGCGAAGTACCAGCCCGTTCTCTGGGACAAGGTCGCTCTGGAGATACCCGACGATGATCCGAATATCGGCCTCAGGGGGTCGCCGACGATCGTCAGCAAGGTCTGGGCCCCCGCGCCGCGGCAGCGCCCGAACTCTCGGCTGATCGAAGGGTCGGATCCCGAGCGCGCGGCGGATGAGCTCCTTCGTGTCCTTACCGAGCTGGGGGTCGGCTCCCTCTCAGGCACGCGAGCCAGCCAGCCAACAGGCGAGAACGTTGCGGAATCGGTGGCCATCCAATGA
- a CDS encoding FAD-dependent oxidoreductase, producing MTRGNGLSSGAAEFDVVVVGAGLAGTAAAYLLAKAGLNVVCIERGDEPGTKNVMGGVLYRQPTEKIIPGWWRDAPVERPIVEERMWLLTPDSMVQAGFKSLKYAEEPYNAFSVLRVKFDKWFAEKAAAAGALLITNTVVEDVIREDGQIVGVRTGREEGDVRAHVVIAADGVNSLLSKKAGLHGELAPNHVALATKEVINMSREKIEDRFLLNGNEGATIEVFGDATMGMLGYGFIYTNRDSLSVGVGALLSDFIRKKVNPNELMERFKAHPMLRKLLDGGESKEYMAHLIPEGGAAAMPPVYTDGMLVVGDAAGMSNAIYREGSNLALISAKLAAQTCIEAHERGDFSARTLRQYKIMLDNSFIMKDLSLYSRTSRFFQGHPEILERYPEMISEAAHELFSVDSVPKQEKQRRILRRLMNQRAPWDVARDAIGALRALT from the coding sequence ATGACTCGCGGAAACGGGCTTTCCTCGGGCGCCGCGGAGTTCGACGTCGTCGTCGTGGGGGCAGGCCTGGCCGGCACCGCGGCGGCATACCTGCTCGCAAAAGCTGGCCTTAACGTCGTGTGTATCGAGCGGGGTGATGAGCCCGGAACGAAGAACGTGATGGGCGGCGTCCTGTACCGCCAGCCTACCGAGAAGATCATTCCCGGATGGTGGCGCGACGCGCCCGTCGAGCGACCGATCGTCGAAGAGCGAATGTGGCTCCTGACGCCAGACTCGATGGTGCAGGCCGGCTTCAAGTCGCTGAAGTACGCGGAAGAGCCTTACAACGCGTTTTCTGTCCTGCGCGTCAAATTCGACAAGTGGTTTGCGGAGAAAGCCGCCGCAGCGGGCGCGCTCCTGATCACGAACACCGTGGTGGAGGACGTGATTCGGGAGGACGGCCAAATCGTCGGAGTGCGAACCGGACGCGAAGAGGGCGACGTCCGCGCGCACGTCGTCATCGCCGCGGATGGCGTGAACTCACTCTTGTCGAAGAAGGCCGGTCTCCACGGCGAGCTGGCGCCCAACCACGTCGCCCTTGCGACCAAAGAAGTCATCAACATGTCCCGGGAGAAGATCGAGGACCGGTTCCTGCTCAACGGGAACGAAGGCGCCACCATCGAGGTTTTTGGCGACGCCACCATGGGCATGCTGGGTTACGGGTTCATCTACACGAATCGGGACTCGTTGTCGGTCGGCGTCGGCGCGCTCCTCTCCGACTTCATTCGCAAGAAGGTGAATCCGAACGAGCTGATGGAGCGCTTCAAGGCGCACCCAATGCTCAGAAAGCTGCTCGACGGCGGGGAATCCAAGGAGTATATGGCGCACCTGATTCCCGAAGGAGGGGCAGCAGCGATGCCACCCGTCTACACGGACGGCATGCTGGTAGTCGGCGATGCCGCCGGAATGAGTAACGCCATCTATCGCGAAGGGTCAAACCTGGCCCTGATATCCGCAAAGCTCGCCGCTCAGACCTGCATCGAGGCGCACGAGCGCGGCGACTTTTCGGCGCGAACGCTCCGGCAATACAAGATCATGCTGGACAACAGCTTCATCATGAAGGACCTCTCGCTGTACAGCAGAACCTCCCGCTTCTTCCAAGGACACCCGGAAATTCTCGAGCGTTATCCGGAGATGATCTCCGAGGCTGCGCACGAGCTTTTTTCCGTTGATAGCGTCCCGAAGCAGGAGAAGCAGCGCCGGATTCTTCGGCGGCTGATGAATCAGCGAGCGCCGTGGGATGTGGCGCGCGACGCGATTGGCGCCCTTCGTGCGTTGACGTAA
- a CDS encoding LysM peptidoglycan-binding domain-containing protein: protein MPRWIPTARALGALRFLRSQSPTRIAVTVGVVFGISSLAVRGMLLPELTRHAPDLAYNAANLRPELSAPDTDRVPEPSTYTVQEGDTLFAIAYRFGSSVDAISLASGIADPRLLQIGQVLTIPPARSMLQNVDPSTSTDELAATLGIDSSVLLAYNGLSQPTDQPLDRNVVILPPNKDDLTSPLVSTSAGKNQASKAAASRPDLAPAGLAADAPGTYKVEEGDTLLAIADKLGVDARAIRSANGIQDADVIVAGQELEVPVWGKPAVAADPTVHIASLPTSTAPRVQAPAAAPPSPIVYHVAPGDTVEGLADRFGVDTWTIVNNNELANADTITVGDELTILPVSGLMYTVQPGDTLADIAARYQVDLGPIIDFNYLENADYLTVGTELILPGASPLPPPPPATERQQTPSTYVVAPGDTVYSIAKRFGVEPSDIVIANRLPSADRLSIGAELKILPGASGGSSASASIGSRGGGQQTVTRNLPVPSPSQPSALRPSTSATGVPSIAMSYKGYRYAWGGTTPAGFDCSGFVYYVFSKAGSPISRGMWGQYNAGAHPSRGDLQPGDIVFFQNTYMAGLSHDGIYIGGGQFIHASDERTGVTISSLSDAYWSAHWFGATRVN from the coding sequence ATGCCGCGATGGATTCCCACCGCGCGCGCGCTCGGCGCCCTTCGATTCCTTCGGTCGCAATCACCGACGCGCATCGCCGTCACCGTCGGCGTGGTCTTCGGGATCTCGTCGCTCGCCGTGCGGGGGATGCTGCTGCCCGAGCTGACGCGCCACGCGCCGGACCTGGCGTACAACGCCGCCAATCTGCGGCCGGAGCTGAGCGCACCCGACACGGACCGCGTGCCGGAGCCGTCGACCTACACAGTTCAAGAGGGCGACACGCTCTTCGCCATCGCCTATCGATTCGGGTCGTCCGTCGATGCCATCAGTCTCGCCAGTGGGATCGCGGATCCGCGGCTCCTCCAGATCGGGCAGGTGCTGACGATCCCGCCCGCGCGCAGCATGCTCCAAAATGTCGATCCGAGCACGTCAACCGACGAGCTGGCGGCCACCCTGGGGATCGATAGCAGCGTTCTCCTCGCATACAACGGCCTGAGCCAGCCAACGGACCAGCCGCTCGATCGAAACGTCGTGATCCTGCCCCCCAACAAAGACGACCTGACCTCACCGCTGGTTTCGACGAGCGCAGGCAAGAACCAGGCGAGTAAAGCGGCCGCCTCCCGACCGGACCTCGCGCCCGCGGGTTTGGCCGCGGACGCGCCTGGGACGTATAAGGTCGAGGAAGGCGACACGCTTCTCGCGATCGCCGATAAGCTGGGGGTTGACGCCCGCGCGATTCGCAGCGCCAATGGGATTCAGGATGCGGACGTCATCGTAGCCGGGCAGGAGCTGGAAGTGCCGGTTTGGGGCAAGCCAGCCGTCGCCGCGGACCCGACCGTCCACATTGCGAGCCTGCCCACGAGTACGGCGCCACGCGTTCAGGCTCCCGCGGCCGCTCCGCCATCCCCCATCGTCTATCACGTTGCGCCCGGCGATACGGTAGAAGGTCTTGCCGATCGTTTTGGGGTCGATACTTGGACCATCGTAAACAATAACGAGCTGGCCAACGCGGACACGATCACCGTCGGCGACGAGCTAACGATCCTCCCGGTCTCCGGTTTGATGTATACGGTCCAGCCGGGCGACACGCTCGCCGACATCGCAGCGCGGTACCAGGTCGATCTTGGCCCCATTATCGACTTCAATTACTTGGAGAACGCGGACTATCTCACTGTCGGCACGGAGTTGATCCTGCCCGGCGCCAGCCCGCTTCCCCCACCGCCGCCGGCGACCGAGCGCCAGCAGACGCCGTCGACGTACGTTGTCGCCCCGGGGGACACGGTGTACAGCATCGCGAAGCGATTCGGTGTCGAGCCGAGCGACATCGTCATTGCCAACCGGCTGCCGAGCGCGGATCGCCTCTCTATCGGCGCCGAGCTGAAGATCCTTCCGGGCGCCTCTGGCGGGAGCAGCGCGTCCGCCAGCATCGGCTCCCGGGGAGGTGGCCAACAAACCGTGACGCGAAATCTGCCGGTGCCCTCGCCATCCCAGCCATCAGCGCTCAGGCCATCCACATCGGCCACCGGTGTGCCCTCGATCGCGATGTCCTACAAGGGCTACCGGTACGCGTGGGGCGGGACGACGCCGGCCGGGTTCGATTGTTCCGGCTTCGTCTACTACGTCTTCAGCAAGGCCGGATCACCCATCTCGCGCGGCATGTGGGGCCAGTACAACGCCGGCGCACATCCAAGCCGGGGCGACCTCCAGCCGGGTGACATCGTGTTCTTCCAGAACACGTACATGGCCGGCCTTTCGCACGACGGCATCTACATCGGCGGCGGCCAGTTCATCCACGCATCGGACGAGCGAACGGGCGTGACGATCTCCAGCCTGTCCGACGCGTACTGGTCGGCGCACTGGTTTGGCGCAACCCGGGTGAACTAA
- the folE gene encoding GTP cyclohydrolase I FolE gives MSRNGTVTVDKEAIKRSVTELLLAIGEDPSREGLVDTPRRIAELYEEVLEGNQQDPRELLRVGFEENHQEMVIVRDIAFYSVCEHHLLPFHGTFHIGYIPRGRVVGISKLARVVDAYARRLQLQERLTSQIADVLMEELQPAGVAVVGAAEHLCMTMRGVKKPGAKVVTSANRGIFRDSEATRLEFFAALGDDRR, from the coding sequence ATGAGTCGAAACGGCACGGTGACCGTCGACAAAGAGGCGATCAAACGGTCTGTCACGGAGCTTCTCCTCGCCATCGGCGAGGATCCGAGTCGGGAGGGCCTGGTCGACACGCCTCGGCGCATCGCGGAGCTGTACGAAGAGGTGCTGGAGGGGAACCAACAGGATCCGCGGGAGCTGCTCCGGGTCGGGTTCGAGGAGAACCATCAGGAGATGGTCATCGTTCGCGATATCGCCTTCTATTCTGTGTGCGAGCACCACCTCTTGCCGTTCCACGGGACGTTCCACATTGGCTACATTCCCCGCGGGCGAGTTGTCGGCATCAGCAAGCTTGCGCGCGTTGTCGACGCGTACGCGCGGCGCTTGCAGCTTCAAGAAAGGCTGACCAGTCAGATCGCCGACGTGCTCATGGAAGAGCTGCAGCCGGCCGGCGTCGCCGTCGTCGGAGCTGCCGAGCACCTGTGCATGACGATGCGCGGCGTGAAGAAGCCCGGCGCGAAGGTCGTCACCTCGGCGAACCGCGGAATCTTCCGCGACAGCGAGGCGACCCGTCTTGAGTTCTTCGCAGCGCTGGGCGACGACCGCCGGTAG
- a CDS encoding 4Fe-4S dicluster domain-containing protein, which translates to MAVDQKTFDLNARAPSSRVEEKLYNVRFKTDEAQSHLVITDAALCARCTDKPCTVFCPVSVYKWEPADRKISVGYEKCVECGACRIGCPYYNIEWRYPKGGFGVQYKNG; encoded by the coding sequence ATGGCAGTAGATCAGAAAACCTTTGACTTAAACGCTCGGGCGCCTAGCTCCCGAGTCGAAGAGAAGCTGTACAACGTTCGCTTCAAGACGGACGAGGCGCAGTCGCACCTTGTTATCACGGATGCCGCGCTTTGTGCCCGGTGTACCGACAAGCCGTGCACCGTGTTCTGCCCGGTTTCCGTCTACAAATGGGAGCCGGCCGACCGTAAGATCAGCGTCGGGTACGAAAAGTGCGTCGAGTGCGGCGCGTGCCGCATTGGCTGTCCGTACTACAACATCGAGTGGCGCTACCCGAAGGGCGGCTTCGGCGTTCAGTACAAGAACGGGTAA
- the folK gene encoding 2-amino-4-hydroxy-6-hydroxymethyldihydropteridine diphosphokinase, whose translation MSDLHERRGAHKPRPRAGSAHRGSPVPVYLGLGSNVGDRSANLEEAVRRLERVPSARLLALSRVYETEPVGPVPQSSFLNAVARLEVALSPPALLVEVKRIEVEMGRREPNVRWGPREIDVDILLFGDEQISADALAIPHPEMWRRRFVLVPLLEVLSPGRWSEAARRALDSLGPGQVVRVYASPPAPPFVPTFPDSV comes from the coding sequence ATGTCCGACCTTCACGAGCGCAGGGGGGCCCACAAGCCGCGTCCCCGCGCGGGCAGCGCGCATCGCGGCTCTCCTGTTCCCGTCTATCTCGGTCTCGGGTCCAACGTCGGCGATCGATCTGCCAATCTGGAAGAAGCCGTTCGTCGGCTCGAACGCGTGCCGTCAGCGCGGCTCCTTGCACTGTCGCGAGTCTACGAGACCGAGCCAGTGGGTCCCGTGCCGCAGAGCTCGTTTCTCAATGCCGTGGCTCGACTCGAAGTCGCGCTTTCGCCACCGGCGTTGCTCGTTGAGGTGAAGCGCATCGAGGTAGAGATGGGCCGCCGAGAGCCGAACGTTCGCTGGGGTCCGAGGGAGATTGACGTCGACATTCTGCTCTTCGGCGACGAGCAGATTTCCGCAGACGCGCTCGCGATACCCCACCCTGAGATGTGGAGGCGTCGCTTTGTGCTCGTTCCCTTGCTCGAGGTCCTGTCACCTGGCCGATGGTCCGAGGCCGCGCGCCGTGCGCTGGATTCGTTGGGGCCTGGGCAGGTCGTGCGCGTCTATGCCTCGCCGCCAGCGCCTCCCTTCGTTCCGACTTTTCCTGATTCGGTATAA